CACCAACCAACATACAATAAAGACGGCAATATAAGTATATTATGGCGTCAAACTATGAACATGTAGTATAATCACGACGATTTATGCTTGAATGTGTGTTTCGATTCTCAATATGCCAATATAACCATATATTGTTTGGCAACATATTTCTCTAAGAAACCACTATCCAATGATATTTTGAATATATGGATAAGATGAAGTAAAGCATGTAGTGCAATTATATTGAACACCAAATACATACAACGAAGACGATGTTAATATACTGTGTTGTCAGATTGTGAACGAGAATAGTAATCATGACGATTGAAGCTTCAAGATCGTTTCTGTGTACAGTGCGACCAAGTATTATCCAGAAACACAAGTCCgaaaagaaagcacaaagggAAGCATGCAAATGGTGAAAGGTGGAGCGGGGTAGGGTTGGACCTGAGGGAAGGAAGAGCTCTTGGCCCAGACGCTTCCATCAAGACCGATGATGGCAGCGGCAGTGAGATGCTGTCCCTGGCCGTCAATGTCACACATCAAGTGGTCGTCCACGTAGGTCTGCCACGACATTTTCGATTACCTCGATCTTGTAATGCAAGAGTCTGTCTTCTGTGTTCCTTGTGGTGCTGTTCTTTGTTGTTATACGGGTAGCTGTGAGGATTGTTTTCTGAAGGAAGAAGTGATTTGTCTGTTTGGTGGAGTTATTAATGTTGTGGTTTGGTCACTCCATTGGGGTTAGTTTGAGAAAGCAAATTATAAACAGAGGGAGGGGAGAGAAATGTGGGGGGAGAGAAACATGGATCTCATCTGATGGCTcacctcccttctctctcaatCCTTCATATTCCATGCTGCCACGTGTCGCTTTATCCTTGGTCTTTGCTCCACTTTGACCATTTTCCTCTGTTTCTGTTGGAGAAATATTGCTGTTTCTCCCAAATCTCAATTTCTCTCCAAATCCATCCATCACACTTTTGCTCTCAAATCCAGTCTGAAATTGCCAACAGAAATGCcaattccctttctttttctctcaaatCTCCAAACTATCCAAAAAAATTGTATAACAAAGAACTACAAGTTGTTTAATGTTGTAGTCCGACTCTGAAATATAGAAAACACGTAATTGTCATTGTAAGCCAATGGAATGTATGAACATACTATGCATTTTCGACAGTATCCTGTCTATTCTGTAATGAAGAAAAGAACGTCTTACACCAAGAATTTCTAATTCTggttgacaatttgattatCATACATCATCTGTTGGATCAATTGGTAACAAAATTTTGAGCTATCGTATTTAAATTCAAACATATGGTGCACCAAGAACgaaaaattagtaaaaaaatttctctgCATCATTGGCATTCATAGTAACTTACACACAACTTCATGAGTTCAACAAACTACGAAAATGTATCCTCAATGGGGAAGGAATTTGTTTCTACATTTGCAACAATTAGGGCCCTATGATTAAATTGCTTCCTTTCTGCTTGTTAGTTTCGGCCTCCACAAAAGTGAGAAAGTTGAAATGATTGGAAAAATCTCATCCCCTTTGCAGATCACAATCACTCACTAAGTCGATAAGACCTCCCTCTGAAAGACACACCAGCAGCAGCTGGGGGAGGTGGTTGGGTTCTGCTAGTTGGTGGAGGAGCTCCTATCCTCCATCTTGCGACTATTTTACGTCTGTTCAGTAACAGTTAAGGAAATCTTTATGGACAAACTACCTTCAAGTGAGTACGATTAATTGACGAGTGATAAATCAATCACTACCAAGTAGCACTAAAGCATGGCAATGACCAGAAAAGAGTGACAACCATACTGCAAAAAGCGGACGATTATGATACGTAGACCATGGATGAACTACATTTATTTAGGTATGCTAATGTGGTGATCCAAATACGAAACTAAAACTTGAGTGCAATGAGCTACAAGTAGAATGCAGTAGGCAAGCACGGAAGAAACTAAAGTTCAAACAGATGATATGTGAAGGAgaatgaatagtaatatgatAGCTTAGATCTTGCATGAATTACTTTGCAACTTAAAAAAACTAAATGAATCGAGTAAGGATACACCCATCTTGGAGTCTGTAATATGTTCTTTCCACCTGCCAATGGATGCAACACAGTCAAGAAGTAAAATAGATGTCCGGCAATGATTCCCAGCAGATCTGGCATAATTGGGGAACCAAAGATGACGTCCAAAGCAAGCATTGCCCAGGGAAGATAAAACGCCTGCAATCACAATATACAGAAATTGCATTCACCAGACATTATGAATAAGTAGATGCAGATAAATTACAAAACAGAAGCACCCAAGAGAAACTTTGTATGTATACCGATGTCCGTACCTTAAGTTGCACGAGACCATATATGTTGACGTTGGCATTTGGAAATTCTCTACTCCAGACATAAACAAGCATGAACACGAGAGATATCCCCAAGAAAGGAGAATAAAATATAGGGATAGCagataaaacctaaaatttcaaGACAAGAGTAAAGGTGAAAACAGGAAATATGATTGGCGTAGTGAAAACAGGAAATATGATTGGCATACAATTCAATCACAACACAATCCTATCAAGCTACACTATACGAGACATAATCACAAGCGCAACAACTTCCTTAAGTTTAAAAATTTCAATAGTATATTTCCCTATCAAAAAGAAAGGTTGCAATAGTAGATTGACACTGAACAGGAAGATAAAAAGGATACAGGATGAAGAGTGAAAACGAAGTAAAATCGGCCttttgagttaaaaaaaaaaatcaactccCTTTTAATTTCTAGACAGCTTATGTGATTGTAAGTTAGCCTAGACACCGCAGCAAAACAGACTTGACCTTTCTGAAGAAACAGattaaaaagcaaaagtatGATGATGATAACTGACGCACCAATAATGTCGTGGCTCCAAATATCATCATCCATAAGAAATCTGCTGTTCGTCGATCAAATGGTCCCTTTTCAAGTTGAACTCCATATCTTGCTCTGTGCAATAATTAACATTCTTGTATTAGTGCATGAATAATTATGTTCCATTATTCAAATATCGGTTGATCCAGTAGTTGAAGAAGTACGAATCTGTCTCCCACTAGATAACATGCTGCATTAAAGGGAAAGTTGTATGCTTTCTAAAAGGAGAAGTACCACTAGGTATCCTATAGAACTATTACTTACAGAAGTATAGACTGAAAAAGATCTATTTTCAGTTCATCTGACTAGGTATACTACAGAACTATTCCTTACATCATCAGAAGGCGGATTCCAAAGTTGACAGAGAAGCTTCCAAGGAAAAAGAAGTTTGTAAACAACCTCCAAACCTACAAAGAACAGTGAAGTTCAAAATCCACATTTGATATCTTAACAACTAAGCACAAATCTTATATTCTCTGATGGGATACATACCTGCAAATGTGAGAATACTAGTCTATGCACTAATGCAATACTTTTCCAATCATAAAGCCCCAGTTGAAAGGCTGTCGTTGCAATTACACAGAGGGTACCATAAGCCTTGCTTATGGGTGGCAGCGACTGATACCATCtgaaacaagcaaataatataTATGGTTGTAACTTGTGATCGGAGCAACTGTATCTTCAGGGAAAACAATAAGATGCACAAGATAGCTGGATGATCGTACTCAATCAGCGTGGACAGGAGCAGAGCCATTATGAAGATAAAATCACATACAATATATCAATCAAACCTTATATTGTCATCAATCCAATAAACCACTTGTTGCTATGCTAACTTCATCTGGAAGTTATACACCCACAACAATGCCTAACTCAGCAAATCTGTCCAATCCACAATCACAAAAACCCGATTTCTTGGGGCAGCAACTCAAAGTCCTCAGGGCCATGAAACCAATGCAAACACTCTAAAACATTTAATATAACCAACACTAGCATCTCAAGAACTGCCATTTAAGAATTGGGTTTATCATCTTTTCtcccaaaaatataaaaaataaataaaagggtttATCATGTTGTACACAACACGGTTGAATTCAAGTTTAGGATTCAAATTGCTGCTAAAACATAGCTAAACAAAAACACCATCAAATGCAACCTAGTAAAATTTAACAGcaccaaaatcaaaacccaatACATAAATTCAAGTATAATGGCAGAAATAACATATAATAATAATCTATGAATCTGAGAACGAaatagagagaagaaagaagagggtaTTGGAATTACTCGGCAGGAGAAGACATGGCTGAACCACAATTGAAGAAA
This is a stretch of genomic DNA from Malus domestica chromosome 02, GDT2T_hap1. It encodes these proteins:
- the LOC103453082 gene encoding derlin-1-like isoform X1 gives rise to the protein MSSPAEWYQSLPPISKAYGTLCVIATTAFQLGLYDWKSIALVHRLVFSHLQVWRLFTNFFFLGSFSVNFGIRLLMIARYGVQLEKGPFDRRTADFLWMMIFGATTLLVLSAIPIFYSPFLGISLVFMLVYVWSREFPNANVNIYGLVQLKAFYLPWAMLALDVIFGSPIMPDLLGIIAGHLFYFLTVLHPLAGGKNILQTPRWVRKIVARWRIGAPPPTSRTQPPPPAAAGVSFRGRSYRLSE
- the LOC103453082 gene encoding derlin-1-like isoform X2; the encoded protein is MSSPAEWYQSLPPISKAYGTLCVIATTAFQLGLYDWKSIALVHRLVFSHLQVWRLFTNFFFLGSFSVNFGIRLLMIARYGVQLEKGPFDRRTADFLWMMIFGATTLLAFYLPWAMLALDVIFGSPIMPDLLGIIAGHLFYFLTVLHPLAGGKNILQTPRWVRKIVARWRIGAPPPTSRTQPPPPAAAGVSFRGRSYRLSE